From Paracoccus suum, the proteins below share one genomic window:
- a CDS encoding MFS transporter, translating to MSMPSPSILSRPRRALSMPEFVAVLAFTFAVVAFSIDAMLPALPQIAAEMVPGDVNRAQLVLTAFMIGLGGGTLFTGPISDAIGRKPTIIGGFVIYLIGAVAAMLANSIEALLIARVIQGIGASGPRIAVLALVRDLLQGREMARVMSLVNMLFILVPAIAPSIGQAIIAIAGWRGVFGAFIVFALLASSWIGLRQPETLPAERRRPLHLRTLAAAVREALSDRDVVICTATIALGFGQMFALLSSAQQLFGEAYARGDQFPLWFAAMALLSACGTILNARLVVRLGMRRIASTAYAAQAIFACIMLILVTTGAIPEPWRFAAFFVWAVSLFTMAGVTFGNLNAIALHRMGHIAGMVASLVAALSTVGAMLIAAPVGQLYNGTPVPVIAAAAVCSAVAWLLMRRLTPGST from the coding sequence ATGTCCATGCCCTCACCCTCTATCCTGTCCCGGCCGCGCCGCGCCCTCTCGATGCCCGAGTTCGTGGCGGTGCTGGCGTTCACCTTTGCGGTTGTCGCCTTTTCCATCGACGCGATGCTGCCGGCGCTGCCACAGATCGCCGCCGAGATGGTGCCGGGCGATGTGAACCGCGCGCAGCTGGTGTTGACGGCGTTCATGATCGGCCTCGGCGGGGGCACGCTCTTTACCGGGCCGATTTCCGACGCCATCGGGCGCAAGCCGACGATCATCGGCGGCTTCGTAATCTACCTGATCGGCGCCGTCGCCGCCATGCTTGCCAACTCGATCGAGGCACTGCTGATCGCGCGGGTCATCCAGGGCATCGGCGCCTCGGGCCCGCGGATCGCCGTGCTCGCCCTGGTGCGGGATCTGCTGCAAGGGCGCGAAATGGCGCGCGTGATGTCGCTGGTCAACATGCTCTTCATCCTCGTGCCGGCCATCGCCCCCTCGATCGGGCAGGCGATCATCGCCATCGCGGGCTGGCGCGGCGTGTTCGGCGCCTTCATCGTCTTTGCCCTCCTCGCCAGCAGCTGGATCGGCCTGCGCCAACCCGAGACACTGCCGGCCGAGCGGCGGCGGCCGCTGCACCTGCGCACCCTCGCAGCCGCGGTGCGCGAGGCGCTGTCGGACCGCGACGTCGTGATCTGCACCGCGACCATCGCACTCGGCTTTGGCCAGATGTTTGCGCTGCTGTCCTCGGCCCAGCAACTGTTCGGCGAGGCTTATGCCCGCGGCGATCAGTTCCCGCTGTGGTTTGCCGCGATGGCGCTCCTGTCAGCCTGCGGGACGATCCTCAACGCGCGGCTGGTAGTGCGGCTGGGCATGCGGCGCATCGCCTCGACCGCCTATGCCGCGCAGGCGATCTTTGCCTGCATCATGCTGATCCTTGTCACCACCGGCGCGATCCCCGAGCCGTGGCGCTTTGCCGCCTTCTTTGTATGGGCGGTGAGCCTCTTCACAATGGCCGGGGTCACCTTCGGCAACCTGAACGCCATCGCGCTGCACCGAATGGGCCATATCGCCGGCATGGTCGCTTCGCTGGTCGCGGCGCTGTCGACCGTGGGCGCGATGCTGATCGCGGCGCCCGTCGGGCAGCTCTACAACGGAACGCCGGTGCCGGTGATCGCGGCCGCAGCCGTCTGTTCGGCGGTTGCGTGGCTGCTCATGCGACGACTGACGCCCGGCTCGACCTGA
- the parE gene encoding DNA topoisomerase IV subunit B has protein sequence MPADLLSTLSADNYSAASIEVLEGLEPVRKRPGMYIGGTDERALHHLVAEILDNSMDEAVAGHASRIEVTLMADGSASVRDDGRGIPVDPHPKFPGKSALEVILCTLHAGGKFSGDAYQTSGGLHGVGASVVNALSDRMVVEVARNRELWRQSFSRGIPQGPVEMVGPTRQRGGTTVTFHPDEEIFGHHRLKPARMMRMVKSKAYLFSGVEIRWRSEIDDGETPAEAVFHFPGGLADYLAEQLSTVSIYADRPFAGSVDFAEKFSVPGKVDWAINWTPARDGFIQSYCNTVPTPEGGTHEAGFWSAILKGVRAYGERIKNRKAEAITREDLLTGGCALVSCFIRDPEFVGQTKDRLATTDAARLVEGAVRDHFDNWLVSDPKSAGAILDFLVLRAEERLRRRQEKETARKSATKKLRLPGKLVDCSATNREGTELFIVEGDSAGGSAKMARDRTKQALLPLKGKILNVLGAASSKMGANQELSDLCQALGTGMGSRFVLDDLRYDKIIIMTDADVDGAHIASLLMTFFFTQMRGMIDKGHLYLACPPLYRLTQGAARIYVADDAEKELWLAKGLGGKGKIDVQRFKGLGEMDAKDLKDTTMNPKTRKLIRVSIDDEDGGETGDLVERLMGKKPELRFQYISENAKFVEELDV, from the coding sequence ATGCCCGCCGACCTGCTCTCGACCCTGTCCGCCGACAACTACTCTGCCGCCTCGATCGAGGTGCTCGAGGGGCTGGAGCCGGTGCGCAAGCGGCCAGGCATGTATATCGGCGGCACGGACGAGCGCGCGCTGCACCACCTGGTCGCCGAAATCCTCGACAACAGCATGGACGAGGCCGTCGCCGGCCACGCAAGCCGGATCGAGGTCACCCTGATGGCCGACGGCAGCGCCTCGGTCCGCGACGATGGCCGGGGCATCCCGGTCGACCCACACCCGAAGTTTCCCGGAAAATCCGCGCTGGAGGTGATCCTGTGCACCCTGCATGCCGGTGGCAAGTTCTCGGGGGACGCCTACCAGACCTCGGGGGGGCTCCACGGCGTCGGTGCCTCGGTTGTCAACGCGCTGTCTGACCGGATGGTGGTCGAGGTCGCCCGCAACCGCGAGCTATGGCGGCAATCCTTCAGCCGCGGCATCCCGCAGGGGCCGGTGGAAATGGTCGGCCCGACCCGGCAGCGGGGCGGCACCACGGTCACCTTCCACCCCGACGAGGAGATCTTTGGGCACCACCGGCTGAAGCCCGCGCGCATGATGCGCATGGTCAAGTCCAAGGCCTATCTGTTCAGTGGCGTCGAGATCCGCTGGCGCAGCGAAATCGATGATGGCGAGACCCCCGCCGAGGCCGTGTTTCATTTTCCCGGCGGCCTCGCCGACTACCTGGCCGAACAACTGAGCACCGTCAGTATCTATGCCGACCGCCCCTTCGCCGGCAGCGTCGATTTTGCCGAAAAGTTTAGCGTGCCGGGCAAGGTCGACTGGGCGATCAACTGGACCCCCGCGCGCGATGGCTTCATCCAGTCCTACTGCAACACCGTGCCGACCCCCGAGGGCGGCACCCATGAGGCCGGCTTCTGGTCTGCGATCCTCAAGGGCGTGCGCGCCTATGGCGAGCGCATCAAGAACCGCAAGGCCGAGGCGATCACCCGCGAGGACCTGCTGACCGGCGGTTGCGCCCTGGTGTCCTGCTTTATTCGCGATCCCGAATTCGTCGGCCAGACCAAGGACCGCCTCGCCACCACGGACGCCGCCCGGCTGGTCGAAGGCGCTGTGCGCGATCACTTTGACAACTGGTTGGTGTCCGATCCCAAGTCAGCTGGCGCGATCCTGGATTTCCTGGTCCTGCGCGCCGAGGAACGTCTGCGCCGCCGCCAGGAAAAGGAAACCGCTCGCAAGTCCGCGACCAAGAAGCTGCGCCTGCCCGGCAAGCTGGTCGATTGCAGCGCTACCAACCGCGAGGGGACCGAACTGTTCATCGTCGAAGGCGACAGCGCCGGTGGCAGCGCCAAAATGGCGCGCGATCGCACCAAGCAGGCGCTGCTGCCGCTGAAGGGCAAGATCCTGAACGTGCTGGGCGCCGCTTCCTCGAAAATGGGCGCCAACCAGGAGCTGTCGGATCTCTGCCAGGCCCTCGGCACCGGGATGGGCAGCCGCTTCGTCCTCGACGATCTGCGCTATGACAAGATCATCATCATGACCGACGCCGATGTGGACGGCGCCCATATCGCCAGCCTGCTGATGACGTTTTTCTTTACCCAGATGCGCGGCATGATCGACAAGGGGCACCTCTACCTCGCCTGCCCGCCGCTTTACCGCCTGACTCAGGGCGCGGCGCGCATCTATGTCGCCGATGATGCCGAGAAAGAGCTCTGGCTGGCCAAGGGCCTCGGCGGCAAGGGCAAGATCGACGTGCAGCGGTTCAAGGGCTTGGGCGAAATGGACGCCAAGGACCTGAAGGACACCACCATGAACCCCAAGACCCGCAAGTTGATCCGGGTCAGCATCGACGACGAGGATGGCGGCGAGACCGGCGATCTGGTCGAGCGCCTGATGGGCAAGAAGCCGGAGCTACGCTTCCAGTATATCAGCGAGAACGCCAAGTTCGTCGAGGAGCTGGATGTTTAG
- a CDS encoding ABC transporter ATP-binding protein, whose amino-acid sequence MNDVLRLQGIGKTYNPGTPAAVPVLSDLDLSIGRGEVVALVAPSGAGKSTLLHIAGLLDTPDEGQVVLQGRDLTGASDRLRTQARRRELGFVYQFHHLLPEFSALENVVLPQLANGTPAGAARTRARSLLARVGLTEREAHRPAAMSGGEQQRVAFCRALANAPALMLADEPTGNLDPGTADQVFDLLMNVVRETGLSALIATHNMELAGRMDRVVRLG is encoded by the coding sequence ATGAATGACGTGTTGCGCCTTCAGGGGATAGGCAAGACCTACAATCCCGGCACACCGGCCGCCGTCCCGGTGCTGTCCGATCTCGATCTCTCCATCGGCCGGGGCGAGGTCGTGGCCCTAGTCGCGCCGTCGGGCGCAGGCAAATCGACCCTGTTGCACATCGCCGGGCTGCTGGACACGCCGGACGAGGGACAGGTCGTCCTGCAGGGCCGCGATCTGACCGGGGCGTCGGACCGCCTGCGCACTCAGGCGCGCCGGCGCGAACTGGGCTTTGTCTATCAGTTCCACCACCTCCTGCCAGAGTTCTCGGCGCTGGAAAACGTGGTCCTGCCGCAACTGGCGAATGGCACGCCCGCTGGCGCTGCCCGGACCCGCGCGCGCAGCCTGCTGGCGCGCGTCGGCCTGACCGAACGCGAGGCGCATCGTCCCGCCGCCATGTCCGGCGGCGAGCAGCAGCGCGTCGCCTTCTGCCGCGCCCTCGCCAATGCCCCGGCGCTGATGCTGGCGGACGAGCCTACTGGCAACCTCGATCCCGGCACCGCCGATCAGGTATTCGACCTGCTGATGAATGTGGTTCGGGAAACCGGGCTATCGGCGCTAATCGCGACGCATAATATGGAGTTGGCCGGGCGGATGGACCGCGTGGTGCGGTTGGGGTGA
- a CDS encoding peptidoglycan -binding protein produces MALGRRGGRFETNIWPGFVDAMTGLVLVIMFVLTIVMVVQGVMRDQLSTQDRRLGELGDQVAQLGQALGTAQGERDAAEAARAQAAGEALALSRDLALRSEDLAGARARVTDAEAQIATLIAARAADKAAAEAREQQLTARSTAAEGRASAAELAVASARAEIDDKTAAARLDAARAEALEALIADLRAKGNASTTALDEARTKLSEAEAARLTDAAAAEALRAKLGQSQAEMSAMSLALEESRKRAEDTLTLLAAADAAKEDARAEGLSEAQRQAALLKIANDKLAGQEALSAEGARKVAALNAQVAALNRQLAQLQGVLQSGGEAQAAAELKVADLGRQLNAALLNAAEGEKAKAALQAERAAKADAEAKLAAERAATAEAKAQDLTRYRSEFFGRLSAILAGRQGVKVVGDRFVFSSDVVFPAAEATLSAEGRAQIAQVTAQLKEIAAEIPPEVDWILRVDGHTDNTPLSGQGQFADNWALSQARALAVVRYMVDDLGFPPDRLAAAGFGEFRPAEPGDTPEARAANRRIELKLTER; encoded by the coding sequence ATGGCACTCGGGCGGCGCGGCGGGCGGTTCGAGACCAACATCTGGCCCGGATTCGTCGATGCGATGACCGGCCTCGTGCTGGTCATCATGTTCGTGCTGACCATCGTGATGGTGGTCCAGGGGGTGATGCGCGATCAGCTGAGCACGCAGGACCGTCGCCTCGGCGAGTTGGGCGATCAGGTGGCCCAGCTGGGGCAGGCGCTCGGTACCGCGCAGGGCGAGCGTGACGCGGCAGAGGCGGCGCGCGCGCAGGCCGCGGGCGAGGCCCTGGCGCTGTCGCGCGACCTGGCGCTGCGCAGCGAGGACCTGGCCGGCGCGCGCGCCCGCGTGACCGATGCCGAGGCACAGATCGCGACGCTGATCGCCGCCCGTGCCGCCGACAAGGCGGCGGCCGAGGCGCGCGAGCAGCAGCTGACCGCCCGCAGCACGGCCGCCGAAGGCAGGGCCTCGGCCGCCGAGCTCGCGGTTGCGAGCGCGCGCGCCGAGATCGACGACAAGACCGCCGCCGCCCGGCTGGACGCTGCCCGCGCCGAGGCGCTGGAGGCGCTCATCGCCGACCTGCGCGCCAAGGGGAACGCCAGCACCACGGCCCTCGACGAGGCCCGCACGAAACTGAGCGAGGCCGAGGCCGCGCGCCTGACCGATGCCGCCGCCGCCGAAGCGCTGCGTGCCAAGCTGGGCCAGTCGCAGGCCGAGATGTCGGCCATGAGCCTCGCCCTAGAGGAAAGTCGCAAGCGGGCCGAGGACACCCTAACGCTGCTGGCCGCGGCCGACGCCGCCAAGGAGGATGCGCGCGCCGAGGGCCTCAGCGAGGCCCAGCGTCAGGCGGCGCTGCTGAAGATCGCCAATGACAAGCTGGCGGGTCAGGAAGCGCTGTCGGCCGAGGGCGCGCGCAAGGTTGCCGCCCTGAACGCGCAGGTCGCGGCGCTGAACCGGCAGCTGGCGCAACTGCAGGGGGTGTTGCAATCGGGCGGCGAGGCACAGGCCGCTGCCGAACTGAAGGTCGCCGACCTCGGCCGTCAGCTGAACGCCGCGCTGCTGAACGCGGCCGAGGGCGAAAAGGCCAAGGCTGCCCTGCAGGCCGAGCGCGCCGCCAAGGCGGATGCCGAGGCCAAGCTGGCTGCCGAGCGCGCCGCAACCGCCGAGGCCAAGGCCCAGGATCTGACGCGCTACCGGTCGGAGTTCTTTGGTCGCCTCAGCGCCATTCTGGCCGGGCGGCAAGGCGTCAAGGTCGTGGGCGACCGCTTCGTCTTTTCCTCGGACGTGGTGTTCCCCGCGGCCGAGGCGACCCTGTCAGCCGAGGGCAGGGCGCAGATCGCCCAGGTCACAGCCCAGTTGAAGGAGATTGCGGCCGAGATCCCGCCCGAGGTCGACTGGATCCTGCGCGTCGATGGCCACACCGACAACACGCCCCTGTCGGGCCAGGGGCAGTTCGCCGACAACTGGGCGCTGAGCCAGGCACGGGCCCTCGCCGTGGTGCGCTACATGGTGGACGATCTGGGCTTTCCGCCGGACCGCCTCGCCGCCGCGGGCTTTGGCGAGTTCCGTCCGGCCGAGCCCGGCGACACGCCCGAGGCGCGCGCCGCCAATCGCCGCATCGAGCTGAAGCTGACCGAACGCTAG
- a CDS encoding alpha/beta fold hydrolase — protein sequence MRASTVRFGPHRIAAWSMGQGPGLLLVHGTPFSAHVWHRITPHLAPHFTVHSFDLLGYGQSDMPDADVSLGVQNGVLGAVMDHFGLNRPSVIAHDFGGATALRAHLRDGRDYARLLLIDPVAIRPWGSPFVAHVRRHEAAFAGLPPYIHAAILAAYLRGASHRGLTDTGLTPYLDPWTGAKGQEAFYRQIAQMDPVHTDEIEPLLGTVRCPVRLLWGVRDDWIPLADGRRLAAMLPDCPLTEVAGAGHLMQEDAPEAIVGAALEFLRH from the coding sequence ATGCGGGCCTCGACCGTCAGGTTCGGCCCGCACCGCATTGCCGCATGGAGCATGGGTCAGGGGCCCGGCCTGCTGCTTGTGCATGGCACGCCGTTTTCAGCGCATGTCTGGCATCGCATCACGCCGCATCTTGCGCCGCATTTCACCGTCCACAGCTTCGATCTGCTGGGCTATGGGCAGTCCGACATGCCGGACGCCGATGTCTCGCTGGGCGTGCAGAACGGCGTTCTGGGCGCGGTGATGGATCACTTTGGCCTCAACCGGCCATCCGTGATCGCGCATGACTTCGGCGGCGCGACCGCGCTGCGCGCGCATCTGCGGGACGGGCGAGACTACGCGCGCCTGCTGTTGATTGACCCGGTGGCGATCCGTCCCTGGGGCAGCCCCTTTGTTGCCCATGTGCGCCGGCACGAGGCCGCCTTTGCCGGCCTGCCGCCCTATATCCACGCGGCAATTCTTGCCGCCTACCTTCGCGGCGCCTCGCATCGCGGCCTGACGGACACGGGCCTCACGCCCTACCTCGATCCCTGGACCGGCGCCAAGGGTCAGGAGGCCTTCTATCGCCAGATCGCGCAGATGGACCCGGTTCACACCGATGAGATCGAGCCGCTCCTGGGCACCGTCCGCTGTCCGGTGCGGCTGCTCTGGGGCGTCCGGGATGACTGGATCCCCCTTGCCGATGGCCGCCGTCTGGCGGCGATGCTGCCGGATTGCCCGCTGACCGAGGTCGCAGGCGCCGGGCATCTGATGCAAGAGGATGCGCCCGAAGCGATCGTCGGCGCGGCGCTGGAATTCCTGCGTCACTGA
- a CDS encoding lipoprotein-releasing ABC transporter permease subunit, whose amino-acid sequence MQRSSRPFAPFEFMIAWRYLRARRAEGGVSVMTWISLIGIALGVMALIATMAVRSGFRAEFVDTILGANPHTTLYMAPRQIDDETAVPGIISDYDALTQAVAALPGVTRATAVVKGQVLVQAGDRSNIGQVYGLTLADLKAIPRVADAETGIGNIDDFDSGIAIGSGIARELGVGVGSSVRLISPDGAQTAFGTTPRVNAYKVAYIFTAGRYDIDQTRVYMPLAEAQSFFNREDAADEIQIMTTDPERVDRLTPALLAAGGEGAQVWTWRDSSGQFLKALDIEDDVMFVILSILVLIASMNITSGLIMLVKNKGRDIGILRTMGLTQGSILRVFFLCGAFTGIIGTLIGVVLGVALSLNISSIMAAVNWLTGGGAWDPAIRGIYELPAKLRGIDLLKAVSLSLVLSLVVTWFPARRAARMNPVEALRYE is encoded by the coding sequence ATGCAGCGCAGCAGCCGACCCTTTGCCCCGTTCGAGTTCATGATCGCCTGGCGCTATCTGCGCGCGCGCCGGGCCGAGGGCGGGGTCAGCGTCATGACCTGGATCAGCCTGATCGGCATCGCCCTTGGCGTCATGGCACTGATCGCGACCATGGCGGTGCGCTCGGGCTTTCGGGCCGAGTTCGTGGACACGATCCTCGGCGCCAACCCGCACACGACCCTTTACATGGCGCCGCGCCAGATCGACGACGAGACGGCAGTGCCGGGGATCATCAGTGATTACGACGCCCTGACGCAGGCCGTTGCAGCCTTGCCCGGGGTCACGCGCGCGACCGCGGTGGTCAAAGGGCAAGTGCTGGTCCAGGCCGGAGATCGCTCAAACATCGGGCAGGTCTATGGCCTGACGCTGGCCGATCTGAAGGCGATCCCGCGCGTCGCGGACGCCGAGACCGGGATCGGCAACATAGATGATTTCGACAGCGGCATCGCCATCGGCAGCGGCATCGCGCGCGAGCTTGGTGTCGGCGTCGGCAGCAGCGTGCGCCTGATCTCGCCCGATGGCGCGCAGACCGCCTTTGGCACGACGCCGCGTGTCAACGCCTACAAGGTGGCCTATATCTTCACCGCTGGGCGCTATGACATCGACCAGACCCGCGTCTACATGCCGCTGGCCGAAGCGCAGTCCTTCTTTAACCGCGAGGACGCCGCCGACGAGATCCAGATCATGACCACCGACCCCGAGCGGGTCGACCGCCTGACGCCGGCGCTGCTGGCCGCGGGCGGCGAGGGGGCGCAGGTCTGGACCTGGCGCGACAGCTCGGGCCAGTTTCTCAAGGCGCTCGATATCGAGGATGACGTTATGTTCGTGATCCTGTCGATCCTGGTGCTGATCGCCTCGATGAACATCACCTCGGGGCTGATCATGCTGGTCAAGAACAAGGGCCGTGACATCGGCATCCTGCGCACCATGGGGCTGACCCAGGGCTCGATCCTGCGGGTGTTCTTTCTGTGCGGTGCCTTCACCGGAATCATCGGAACGCTGATCGGCGTGGTGCTGGGTGTGGCGCTGTCACTGAACATCAGCAGCATTATGGCGGCAGTGAACTGGCTGACGGGGGGCGGGGCATGGGACCCCGCGATCCGGGGGATTTATGAGCTTCCCGCAAAGCTGCGCGGGATCGACCTGCTCAAGGCGGTCAGCCTGTCGTTGGTGCTGAGCCTGGTCGTTACCTGGTTCCCGGCCCGCCGGGCCGCTCGCATGAACCCGGTGGAGGCCCTGCGCTATGAATGA
- a CDS encoding zinc-finger domain-containing protein, whose amino-acid sequence MDIIRASNIPLSTNQQPGDAVIPAPRTEVVSQWKVACDGSEALEMGHPRVWLAISPQTGFVDCGYCDKRFVIDPAAGADH is encoded by the coding sequence ATGGACATCATCCGCGCCTCGAACATTCCGCTGTCCACCAACCAGCAGCCCGGCGATGCCGTCATTCCGGCCCCCCGAACCGAGGTGGTCAGCCAGTGGAAAGTCGCCTGCGACGGCAGCGAGGCGCTGGAGATGGGACATCCGCGTGTCTGGCTGGCGATCTCGCCCCAGACCGGGTTCGTCGATTGCGGCTATTGCGACAAGCGGTTCGTGATCGATCCGGCCGCAGGCGCGGACCACTGA
- a CDS encoding ABC transporter ATP-binding protein — translation MIDDPRLAASQPRNLTSGQTAPPATPAIEITGLRKTYAPAGRGAPREALRGIDLTIPAGSIFGLLGPNGAGKSTTINILAGLVRKTEGRVTIWGFDQDVNPRQSRAAIGVMPQELNIDPFLSPRVSLEMQAGLYGVPPRERWTDELLALVGLSDQAEAYSRNLSGGMKRRLLLAKALVHRPQVLVLDEPTAGVDIGLREMLWTNVRRLNAQGMTIILTTHYLEEAQSMCDEIAIIDRGQLVTRASTSDLLAAADRKVLVIDSGGASAPPMPEGVAVSVRDRGRLAFTYAPSQVSADAILEALRLGGVRVRDLSTEEADLEDVFRSFVG, via the coding sequence ATGATAGACGATCCGCGCCTCGCAGCAAGCCAGCCCCGCAACCTGACGTCGGGCCAGACGGCCCCGCCCGCCACCCCGGCAATCGAAATCACCGGCCTGCGCAAGACCTATGCGCCGGCCGGCCGCGGTGCCCCGCGCGAGGCATTGCGCGGGATTGATCTGACCATTCCGGCGGGCTCGATCTTCGGACTTCTGGGGCCGAATGGCGCGGGCAAGTCGACCACGATCAACATCCTCGCCGGGCTTGTCCGCAAGACCGAGGGGCGCGTCACGATCTGGGGATTCGACCAGGACGTGAACCCCCGCCAGTCCCGCGCGGCCATCGGTGTCATGCCGCAAGAACTGAACATCGACCCCTTCCTGTCGCCCCGCGTCAGCCTGGAGATGCAGGCCGGGCTTTACGGCGTGCCCCCGCGCGAGCGCTGGACGGACGAGCTGCTGGCCCTTGTCGGCCTCAGCGATCAGGCTGAAGCCTATAGCCGCAACCTGTCAGGCGGGATGAAGCGGCGGTTGCTGCTGGCCAAGGCACTCGTCCACCGTCCGCAGGTGCTGGTGCTGGACGAGCCGACTGCCGGCGTCGACATCGGCCTGCGCGAAATGCTGTGGACCAATGTCCGGCGCCTGAACGCGCAAGGGATGACCATTATCCTGACGACCCATTACCTCGAGGAGGCGCAGTCGATGTGCGACGAGATCGCGATCATCGACCGCGGCCAGCTCGTGACCCGCGCCAGCACCAGCGACCTGCTGGCGGCCGCCGACCGCAAGGTGTTGGTGATCGACAGCGGCGGCGCGAGTGCCCCGCCCATGCCTGAGGGCGTGGCGGTCAGTGTGCGCGACCGGGGTCGCCTCGCCTTTACCTATGCGCCGTCGCAGGTCTCCGCCGACGCGATCCTCGAGGCGCTGCGCCTCGGCGGGGTGCGCGTGCGCGATCTGTCGACCGAAGAGGCGGATCTGGAGGACGTGTTCCGAAGCTTCGTCGGCTGA